The following proteins are encoded in a genomic region of Brachypodium distachyon strain Bd21 chromosome 1, Brachypodium_distachyon_v3.0, whole genome shotgun sequence:
- the LOC100832420 gene encoding nodulation receptor kinase isoform X1 yields the protein MVARCLVLSALLLITSASAASAAASPHGLTQQGQDSIYSVVLLLVPWSDWFGVDFGGRVIVDVAKQLKEELSERNPGHEMLKSWNGEDPCSPTAWEGFSCQSKDGNLVVVKLNFSSKELQGPIPAAIGNLTDLTEIDLQSNNFTGSIPGSFSALTQLLKLSVNCNPFLINQLPDGLSTTVDFSFGGCAAEEYRSPPEAANQRTFVIGGVAGGSLACTFALGSFFVCFSKRERRSQKTDCASTTNPVYEECSINITTNPAVQQLSLKSIQTATCQFKTMIGQGGFGAVYQGTLAHGQQIAVKVRSPSSTQGTREFNNELRLLSAVWHDNLVPLIGYCCEKDQQILVYPFMSNGSLQDRLYGEASKRKVLDWPTRISVCIGAARGLVYLHNFAGRCIIHRDVKSSNILLDHSMCGKVADFGFSKYAPQEGDSNASMEVRGTAGYLDPEYYATQLLSTKSDVFSFGVVLLEIVTGKEPLDLQRPRSEWSLVEWAKPYIRDFRIEELVDPGIKGQYCSEAMWRVLEVASACTESFSTFRPSMEDIVRELEDALIIENNASEYMRSMESTGTFGSNRYLSIDRKMFASGSARIDPAKLASGSARIDAVKGPLQAMPSLPR from the exons ATGGTCGCCCGCTGCCTCGTCCTCTCCGCGCTGCTCCTGatcacctccgcctccgcggcctccgccgccgcgtcgccccATGGCCTCACCCAACAAG GACAGGACAGCATATATAGTGTGGTCTTGCTGCTGGTTCCTTGGAGCGATTGGTTTGGTGTCGATTTCGGTGGTCGTGTGATTG TGGACGTGGCGAAGCAACTCAAGGAGGAGCTGTCGGAGAGAAACCCAGGGCATGAGATGCTCAAGTCGTGGAATGGAGAAGACCCGTGTTCACCAACTGCCTGGGAAGGGTTTTCTTGCCAATCCAAGGATGGTAACCTTGTTGTAGTTAAGCT GAACTTTTCTTCAAAGGAACTGCAAGGGCCAATTCCTGCCGCGATCGGTAACTTGACGGATCTAACTGAAAT AGATCTGCAGTCCAATAACTTCACCGGTTCTATTCCGGGATCTTTCTCTGCCCTCACCCAACTGCTAAAGCT GTCGGTAAACTGCAACCCTTTCTTGATCAATCAGCTACCTGATGGCCTATCTACCACCGTGGATTTCAG CTTCGGAGGTTGTGCTGCTGAAGAGTACCGTAGTCCACCTGAAGCAGCCAATCAGAGAACATTTGTTATTGGTGGAGTTGCCGGAGGATCTTTGGCATGTACTTTTGCGCTTGgatccttttttgtttgtttcagcAAACGCGAACGGCGTTCTCAGAAAACAGACTGCGCTTCTACAACAA ATCCTGTTTATGAAGAATGCAGCATCAATATAACTACAAATCCTGCGGTACAGCAGTTATCCCTCAAATCAATCCAGACTGCAACATGCCAGTTCAAGACAATGATAGGACAGGGTGGGTTTGGAGCTGTTTATCAAGGTACTTTAGCACATGGTCAACAAATCGCAGTGAAAGTTCGTTCACCCTCATCGACACAGGGAACACGTGAGTTCAACAATGAG TTACGGCTACTTTCTGCTGTGTGGCATGACAATTTGGTCCCACTTATTGGCTACTGCTGTGAAAAGGATCAACAGATTTTGGTTTATCCATTCATGTCTAATGGCTCGCTACAAGACCGCCTCTACG GCGAGGCATCAAAAAGGAAAGTTCTCGATTGGCCCACTAGAATATCTGTCTGCATTGGTGCTGCAAGAG GATTAGTGTATCTTCACAATTTTGCTGGCCGCTGTATCATACACAGAGATGTTAAGTCAAGTAACATACTTCTGGATCACAGCATGTGTGGTAAGGTTGCAGACTTTGGTTTTTCCAAGTATGCACCTCAAGAAGGTGACAGCAATGCATCAATGGAAGTGAGGGGGACGGCTGGATATTTAGACCCTGA ATACTATGCCACGCAGCTCTTATCAACCAAAAGTGATGTGTTCAGTTTTGGAGTCGTTCTCTTAGAAATTGTAACTGGAAAAGAACCTCTTGATCTTCAAAGGCCTCGCAGTGAATGGAGCTTAGTTGAGTGG GCAAAACCATACATAAGAGATTTCAGGATCGAAGAACTTGTTGACCCAGGCATAAAAGGGCAGTACTGCTCGGAGGCTATGTGGAGGGTCCTTGAGGTTGCATCAGCATGCACCGAGTCTTTCTCAACCTTCCGCCCGAGCATGGAAGACATAGTCAGAGAGCTGGAGGATGCTCTGATCATCGAGAACAACGCCTCTGAGTATATGAGATCCATGGAGAGCACCGGGACGTTCGGTTCCAACCGCTACTTGTCCATAGACAGGAAGATGTTTGCGTCAGGCTCAGCTCGAATAGATCCAGCAAAGTTGGCATCAGGTTCGGCTCGTATCGACGCAGTTAAAGGGCCTTTGCAAGCGATGCCTTCGCTTCCGAGGTAA
- the LOC100832420 gene encoding nodulation receptor kinase isoform X2, whose product MVARCLVLSALLLITSASAASAAASPHGLTQQVDVAKQLKEELSERNPGHEMLKSWNGEDPCSPTAWEGFSCQSKDGNLVVVKLNFSSKELQGPIPAAIGNLTDLTEIDLQSNNFTGSIPGSFSALTQLLKLSVNCNPFLINQLPDGLSTTVDFSFGGCAAEEYRSPPEAANQRTFVIGGVAGGSLACTFALGSFFVCFSKRERRSQKTDCASTTNPVYEECSINITTNPAVQQLSLKSIQTATCQFKTMIGQGGFGAVYQGTLAHGQQIAVKVRSPSSTQGTREFNNELRLLSAVWHDNLVPLIGYCCEKDQQILVYPFMSNGSLQDRLYGEASKRKVLDWPTRISVCIGAARGLVYLHNFAGRCIIHRDVKSSNILLDHSMCGKVADFGFSKYAPQEGDSNASMEVRGTAGYLDPEYYATQLLSTKSDVFSFGVVLLEIVTGKEPLDLQRPRSEWSLVEWAKPYIRDFRIEELVDPGIKGQYCSEAMWRVLEVASACTESFSTFRPSMEDIVRELEDALIIENNASEYMRSMESTGTFGSNRYLSIDRKMFASGSARIDPAKLASGSARIDAVKGPLQAMPSLPR is encoded by the exons ATGGTCGCCCGCTGCCTCGTCCTCTCCGCGCTGCTCCTGatcacctccgcctccgcggcctccgccgccgcgtcgccccATGGCCTCACCCAACAAG TGGACGTGGCGAAGCAACTCAAGGAGGAGCTGTCGGAGAGAAACCCAGGGCATGAGATGCTCAAGTCGTGGAATGGAGAAGACCCGTGTTCACCAACTGCCTGGGAAGGGTTTTCTTGCCAATCCAAGGATGGTAACCTTGTTGTAGTTAAGCT GAACTTTTCTTCAAAGGAACTGCAAGGGCCAATTCCTGCCGCGATCGGTAACTTGACGGATCTAACTGAAAT AGATCTGCAGTCCAATAACTTCACCGGTTCTATTCCGGGATCTTTCTCTGCCCTCACCCAACTGCTAAAGCT GTCGGTAAACTGCAACCCTTTCTTGATCAATCAGCTACCTGATGGCCTATCTACCACCGTGGATTTCAG CTTCGGAGGTTGTGCTGCTGAAGAGTACCGTAGTCCACCTGAAGCAGCCAATCAGAGAACATTTGTTATTGGTGGAGTTGCCGGAGGATCTTTGGCATGTACTTTTGCGCTTGgatccttttttgtttgtttcagcAAACGCGAACGGCGTTCTCAGAAAACAGACTGCGCTTCTACAACAA ATCCTGTTTATGAAGAATGCAGCATCAATATAACTACAAATCCTGCGGTACAGCAGTTATCCCTCAAATCAATCCAGACTGCAACATGCCAGTTCAAGACAATGATAGGACAGGGTGGGTTTGGAGCTGTTTATCAAGGTACTTTAGCACATGGTCAACAAATCGCAGTGAAAGTTCGTTCACCCTCATCGACACAGGGAACACGTGAGTTCAACAATGAG TTACGGCTACTTTCTGCTGTGTGGCATGACAATTTGGTCCCACTTATTGGCTACTGCTGTGAAAAGGATCAACAGATTTTGGTTTATCCATTCATGTCTAATGGCTCGCTACAAGACCGCCTCTACG GCGAGGCATCAAAAAGGAAAGTTCTCGATTGGCCCACTAGAATATCTGTCTGCATTGGTGCTGCAAGAG GATTAGTGTATCTTCACAATTTTGCTGGCCGCTGTATCATACACAGAGATGTTAAGTCAAGTAACATACTTCTGGATCACAGCATGTGTGGTAAGGTTGCAGACTTTGGTTTTTCCAAGTATGCACCTCAAGAAGGTGACAGCAATGCATCAATGGAAGTGAGGGGGACGGCTGGATATTTAGACCCTGA ATACTATGCCACGCAGCTCTTATCAACCAAAAGTGATGTGTTCAGTTTTGGAGTCGTTCTCTTAGAAATTGTAACTGGAAAAGAACCTCTTGATCTTCAAAGGCCTCGCAGTGAATGGAGCTTAGTTGAGTGG GCAAAACCATACATAAGAGATTTCAGGATCGAAGAACTTGTTGACCCAGGCATAAAAGGGCAGTACTGCTCGGAGGCTATGTGGAGGGTCCTTGAGGTTGCATCAGCATGCACCGAGTCTTTCTCAACCTTCCGCCCGAGCATGGAAGACATAGTCAGAGAGCTGGAGGATGCTCTGATCATCGAGAACAACGCCTCTGAGTATATGAGATCCATGGAGAGCACCGGGACGTTCGGTTCCAACCGCTACTTGTCCATAGACAGGAAGATGTTTGCGTCAGGCTCAGCTCGAATAGATCCAGCAAAGTTGGCATCAGGTTCGGCTCGTATCGACGCAGTTAAAGGGCCTTTGCAAGCGATGCCTTCGCTTCCGAGGTAA
- the LOC100828743 gene encoding uncharacterized protein LOC100828743, translated as MDYLEIKNKEEYQMDSVQIKDNEGHPVEMVVDQRCFLEPLCPEEVNEDTRIYPRVGDEYQVEVPNLATEEEHVKLRSSAVDGSRMFGFEYPVAVGLTIPVTWTQNTSTHMKEEWRKISGHNSCPSEDGHNNHISGNSPRNLSQDSTYLECLGCKVEYDEQGEKLSKIAGQDMHCLQKSKVLSCSCVRREVNDYIPLPVMPRYSWTDEEAQTFLLGLYIFGKNLVQVMKFLKSKTMGEVMSYYYGEFFKSDAYKRWAACRKVRSRRCILGLRIFSGPRQQELLSRLLAGVVREVRDPLLEVFKTFNEGSFDFEQFILCLRSTVGAQVLIDAVGIGKGKYDLTGFALDPSRNNGISTRAEIPIGKACSSLSTGDIIKYLTGDFRLSKAKCNDLFWEAVWPRLLARGWHSEQPKDSSLIGKHALVFLIPGVKKFSRKKLVKGNHYFDSVSDVLRKVASEPRLLEFGVEGGVKLENGWIHNVEADKNTASDKKPPCYIRPSEPGCSPELMKFTVVDTSFVQGEEPGKVRSLRNLPTDASHGYNSSPRSADSGSGISEEPSDSEDSSQPYEDLNTNISTTDASSVNKEREIKPPTGDKMDADVLPKVSTFASTMNGHIPIDQSYGTMNNVCSSTATVLPVGNQRVHRTNSSTEINFQFDKRVHPEPQVFLAPVSKRSRLVSCKNERTSCKSTAGNKRHYWEQAGTPPQHVPKANGASVGVNSFVWSAIPDSSTSISFDVNNNQAHSRQLHHVLHNVEAMSYKEKSQHKHVIDLNIPQMPSDYESTTSYMFPPSIHPSETKEMDDCLPDMNASSNAVLSEQLSFNSRRQSTRSRPPTARALEALAGGFMGAKQKGGEANFPSSSRSSRPVRRPRRSTDVLAPFSSDGEGCSSHLTDPAIVLNECHMSNPQYQTVHRTPSDKSSAKETHELFRADKSTDKGTHEIVWHAVDGMKSSKEFHAQQLR; from the exons ATGGATTATCTTGAAATCAAGAACAAAGAAGAATATCAG ATGGATTCTGTTCAAATCAAGGATAATGAAGGGCACCCGGTAGAGATGGTTGTTGACCAGCGGTGTTTTCTAGAGCCCTTATGTCCAGAGGAGGTCAATGAAGATACACGAATATACCCTCGTGTAGGGGATGAGTACCAGGTGGAAGTTCCGAATCTAGCAACGGAAGAGGAACACGTGAAATTAAGGTCATCTGCAGTTGATGGCAGCAGAATGTTTGGTTTTGAGTATCCTGTGGCAGTAGGATTAACTATTCCAGTCACATGGACCCAAAATACAAGCACTCACATGAAAGAAGAGTGGAGGAAAATTTCAGGACACAATTCGTGCCCTTCAGAAGATGGACATAACAACCACATCAGTGGAAATAGTCCAAGAAATTTATCTCAGGACAGCACTTATTTAGAGTGTCTGGGCTGTAAAGTTGAATATGACGAACAAGGTGAGAAGTTATCAAAAATTGCTGGACAAGATATGCACTGCTTGCAGAAAAGCAAAGTTTTAAGCTGTTCTTGTGTAAGGAGGGAAGTCAATGATTATATTCCATTGCCTGTAATGCCAAGATACTCATGGACGGATGAAGAGGCACAAACTTTTCTTCTTGGTCTCTACATTTTTGGCAAAAATCTCGTTCAGGTGATGAAATTTTTGAAGAGCAAGACAATGGGAGAAGTTATGTCCTACTACTATGGAGAATTTTTCAAGTCTGATGCATATAAACGTTGGGCAGCATGTAGAAAAGTAAGAAGCAGGAGGTGTATACTTGGGTTGCGTATATTTTCTGGTCCTAGACAGCAGGAACTGTTGTCGCGTTTGCTTGCTGGCGTAGTGAGGGAAGTTCGAGATCCTTTGCTAGAG GTATTTAAGACATTCAATGAGGGATCATTTGATTTTGAGCAGTTTATTTTATGCTTAAGGTCCACAGTTGGGGCGCAAGTTCTTATAGATGCAGTTGGAATTGGCAAGGGAAAATATGACTTGACTGGATTTGCATTAGATCCTAGTAGAAACAATGGTATTTCGACCCGTGCAGAAATCCCAATTGGCAAGGCTTGCTCATCCCTTTCAACTGGAGATATCATAAAGTATCTGACTGGTGATTTCAGACTAAGCAAGGCAAAATGTAATGATCTATTTTGGGAAGCTGTCTGGCCTCGCTTGCTTGCCAGAGGGTGGCACTCTGAGCAGCCTAAAGATTCTTCACTCATTGGCAAGCATGCTTTAGTCTTCCTCATTCCAGGTGTAAAGAAATTTTCCAGAAAGAAGCTCGTCAAAGGAAATCATTATTTTGATTCTGTCAGCGATGTCTTGAGAAAAGTTGCATCTGAACCAAGGCTACTTGAGTTTGGAGTTGAAGGTGGGGTTAAGCTTGAAAATGGATGGATACATAATGTTGAAGCTGACAAAAACACAGCTTCTGACAAGAAACCTCCTTGCTATATCCGGCCCAGTGAACCTGGGTGTTCTCCAGAGTTAATGAAATTTACTGTGGTGGATACTAGTTTTGTTCAAGGGGAAGAACCTGGTAAGGTAAGGTCACTAAGAAATCTACCTACAGATGCCAGTCACGGTTACAATTCTTCACCACGTTCAGCAGATTCTGGGAGTGGCATCTCAGAAGAACCCTCAGATTCAGAAGACAGCTCTCAGCCTTACGAGGATCTAAATACTAATATAAGCACAACTGATGCTAGCTCTGTTAACAAGGAGAGAGAAATTAAGCCCCCAACAGGTGATAAGATGGATGCTGATGTACTTCCAAAGGTTTCTACTTTTGCAAGCACAATGAATGGTCATATTCCAATTGATCAATCTTACGGCACAATGAATAATGTCTGTTCTTCAACTGCAACAGTTCTTCCTGTTGGTAATCAAAGGGTTCATCGTACTAATTCTTCAACCGAAATAAACTTTCAGTTTGATAAGAGAGTACATCCTGAGCCTCAAGTTTTCTTAGCACCTGTGTCAAAGAGAAGTAGGCTAGTTTCTTGCAAGAATGAAAGAACTAGTTGCAAAAGTACTGCTGGCAATAAAAGACATTACTGGGAGCAAGCTGGCACCCCACCGCAACATGTGCCTAAAGCAAATGGAGCAAGTGTAGGGGTCAACTCTTTCGTATGGAGTGCAATTCCGGACTCATCAACCAGCATAAGCTTCGACGTTAACAACAATCAAGCACATAGCAGACAGCTTCACCATGTGCTCCATAATGTTGAAGCAATGTCTTATAAGGAGAAGTCCCAACATAAGCATGTTATTGATTTGAATATCCCGCAAATGCCTTCTGATTATGAGTCAACTACAAGCTACATGTTTCCTCCATCTATACACCCATCAGAAACGAAGGAGATGGATGACTGCCTTCCAGACATGAATGCCTCTAGTAATGCAGTCTTGAGTGAGCAGCTTTCTTTCAACTCAAGGAGGCAGAGTACCAGAAGCCGCCCACCAACAGCCCGAGCTCTGGAAGCTCTTGCTGGTGGCTTTATGGGGGCAAAACAGAAGGGTGGGGAGGCAAATTTCCCATCTTCAAGCAGGAGCAGCAGACCTGTCCGGCGACCACGAAGATCAACTGATGTTCTGGCTCCATTTTCTTCTGATGGTGAGGGGTGTAGTTCTCATTTGACTGATCCAGCCATTGTTCTCAATGAGTGTCACATGAGTAACCCTCAGTATCAAACAGTTCACAGAACCCCCTCAGATAAGTCCAGTGCCAAAGAGACTCATGAATTGTTTAGGGCAGACAAGTCTACGGATAAAGGAACTCATGAAATTGTTTGGCATGCCGTGGATGGGATGAAAAGCAGTAAGGAGTTCCATGCCCAGCAACTGCGTTGA